Proteins found in one Collinsella aerofaciens genomic segment:
- a CDS encoding YraN family protein, giving the protein MCATSKKSKTQQLKERWEDGELDCGAITPEFIKGLSPRELGMLGELITIDYFNERGYTLLEQGYRCIEGEADLVLLDELDDVVVMAEVKTRRVALDCSTRVFPEEAVDARKQRRYRRIASCYLMEHYPLRLIRFDAVGVTIRGGHIAEIEHQYNAFDWQVS; this is encoded by the coding sequence ATGTGTGCCACAAGCAAAAAGAGCAAGACGCAGCAACTCAAGGAGCGCTGGGAAGACGGCGAGCTCGACTGCGGGGCGATTACGCCCGAGTTTATTAAGGGGCTCAGTCCCCGCGAGCTCGGCATGCTGGGCGAGCTGATCACCATCGATTACTTTAACGAGCGTGGATACACCTTGTTGGAGCAGGGCTATCGTTGCATTGAGGGCGAAGCCGATCTGGTGCTGCTCGATGAGCTCGACGATGTCGTGGTGATGGCCGAGGTCAAGACGAGACGCGTCGCTCTGGATTGCAGCACGCGGGTCTTTCCCGAGGAGGCCGTGGACGCCCGAAAGCAGCGTCGGTATCGCCGTATCGCAAGTTGCTATCTCATGGAGCACTATCCGCTCAGGTTGATTCGCTTCGATGCCGTGGGCGTCACCATCCGCGGCGGGCATATCGCCGAGATCGAGCACCAGTACAATGCGTTCGATTGGCAGGTGTCGTGA
- a CDS encoding ATP-binding cassette domain-containing protein, which produces MFKKTVHELFRCKGSRLFVILMLVNFALSCVMPALNGGFVDFLVTNRDPSRVVWFAAFVAGIGISASFMSYAMGVNVSRVILEMTTRLMGTTCESFERGPLEKGEQADPSYTTQRVYADSNAVSSFVVNNFLTIGLNIVLVVLICIILFSINPVFLVLSACSLVAYFILFRALKKPLYNSSLANKEGLSKLFASVSGELSQLFDIKCDGAYNQSARTLKGVFEGYYPIYMKASRVSNLATSSDGLISSVFRGALLVISGMEILSGRMSLGEFTMVNSYYSMAFGCFKYFLNYFKSYQDARASFDRLGALTEDAEDRGTLTVGHVESISLSNIAYRYAGKPYLYRDLSVEVEEGKTYAITGPNGCGKSTFLKVLLGLYSAGGHRALGSVPYEELDMETIRRDLFAVCPQKLFIPNETVENYLERTSIRGSSENLRELVPSFYRTVESLKGKNCRDLSGGEYRKLRIFAALRRQPEVLVFDEPTNDLDEESRREFTEYIHRNPFDQLILVVSHDQDLISACDRKLDLDFDPKNGQC; this is translated from the coding sequence ATGTTTAAGAAGACGGTTCACGAGTTGTTTCGGTGTAAAGGGTCACGGCTTTTCGTGATTCTCATGCTGGTGAATTTTGCTCTCTCGTGCGTCATGCCCGCCTTAAACGGTGGGTTTGTAGACTTTCTCGTGACGAATAGGGATCCATCTCGCGTCGTGTGGTTTGCGGCCTTTGTTGCGGGCATAGGGATATCGGCCTCCTTCATGTCGTATGCGATGGGTGTGAACGTATCGCGCGTCATCTTGGAGATGACGACGAGACTGATGGGGACCACGTGTGAGTCGTTTGAACGGGGGCCCCTGGAAAAGGGGGAGCAGGCGGATCCATCCTATACAACGCAGAGGGTGTATGCGGATTCGAATGCGGTGTCATCGTTTGTCGTGAACAACTTCCTGACGATCGGGCTTAACATCGTTCTGGTTGTGTTGATATGCATCATCCTGTTTTCGATTAATCCGGTGTTCCTGGTGTTAAGTGCATGTTCGCTTGTTGCGTACTTCATTTTATTCAGGGCGTTGAAAAAGCCGTTGTACAACAGTTCGCTTGCGAACAAGGAGGGTTTGAGTAAGCTTTTCGCGTCCGTGAGCGGCGAGCTGTCGCAGTTGTTTGACATTAAGTGCGATGGCGCATATAACCAGAGCGCTCGGACGCTCAAAGGGGTATTCGAGGGGTACTACCCGATTTACATGAAAGCAAGTAGGGTCTCGAATCTGGCCACATCAAGCGACGGCCTGATCTCGTCTGTGTTTCGGGGGGCACTGCTCGTGATCTCCGGGATGGAAATATTGAGCGGAAGAATGAGCTTAGGCGAGTTCACAATGGTGAACTCGTATTACTCGATGGCGTTCGGATGCTTCAAGTATTTTTTGAATTATTTCAAATCGTATCAGGACGCAAGGGCCTCGTTCGACCGATTGGGGGCTCTGACGGAGGACGCCGAGGACCGCGGCACCCTCACGGTTGGGCACGTGGAGAGCATATCGTTGTCCAACATCGCGTACCGATACGCGGGAAAGCCCTACTTATACCGCGACCTCTCCGTGGAGGTGGAGGAAGGAAAAACCTATGCCATTACCGGGCCGAACGGATGCGGAAAAAGCACGTTTCTGAAGGTGCTCCTTGGACTATATTCTGCTGGGGGACATCGGGCTTTGGGGTCGGTGCCATATGAAGAGCTCGATATGGAGACGATCCGACGGGACCTGTTTGCGGTGTGCCCGCAAAAGCTCTTTATTCCGAACGAAACGGTGGAGAATTACCTTGAGAGGACGTCGATTCGGGGATCGAGCGAAAACCTCCGAGAGCTTGTGCCGAGTTTCTATCGAACCGTCGAATCGTTAAAAGGCAAGAATTGTAGAGACCTTTCTGGTGGAGAGTATCGAAAGCTAAGGATATTCGCAGCACTTCGCAGGCAGCCGGAAGTGCTTGTGTTCGATGAACCAACGAACGATTTAGATGAAGAAAGCCGTCGGGAGTTCACGGAGTATATTCATCGAAATCCCTTCGATCAGCTAATTCTTGTTGTAAGCCATGATCAGGATTTGATTTCAGCATGCGATAGGAAGCTGGATTTGGATTTCGATCCGAAAAATGGGCAATGCTGA
- a CDS encoding ribonuclease HII, protein MANMTSSVSASQVAGELASATFEEIPALVEHYREDPRQQVIKACERALKRHNKELAERERVNGMYELMYELGGDGVVVGVDEVGRGSVAGPLTVCAVCLPMEPRVWGINDSKKLTPARRELLSVKIAEVATAIGFCHIAPADIDDMGMARAIRAAVAGAVADTGLEPDCVLMDGNPLGAVPNERDVVKGDAKIACIAAASIMAKVTRDEMMVEYDAEYPEYHLAESKGYASPEHIEAIRKHGLCPLHRVSFCGNFLQTERLF, encoded by the coding sequence ATGGCCAACATGACGAGCTCGGTTTCGGCATCGCAGGTTGCCGGCGAGCTGGCGAGCGCCACGTTTGAGGAGATTCCCGCCCTCGTGGAGCATTATCGTGAGGATCCGCGCCAGCAAGTGATCAAGGCTTGCGAGCGTGCTCTTAAGCGCCATAACAAGGAACTTGCCGAGCGCGAGCGCGTCAACGGCATGTACGAGCTGATGTACGAGCTCGGTGGGGATGGCGTGGTCGTGGGTGTCGACGAGGTGGGTCGCGGCTCGGTGGCCGGTCCTTTGACGGTGTGCGCCGTGTGTCTTCCCATGGAGCCGCGCGTCTGGGGCATCAATGATTCCAAAAAGCTCACGCCGGCGCGCCGCGAGCTGCTCTCGGTGAAGATTGCCGAGGTCGCGACGGCGATTGGTTTTTGCCATATCGCGCCTGCGGATATCGATGATATGGGCATGGCCCGCGCCATCCGCGCTGCCGTCGCGGGCGCCGTGGCCGATACGGGGCTCGAGCCCGATTGCGTGCTTATGGACGGTAACCCCCTGGGTGCCGTTCCCAACGAGCGCGACGTGGTGAAGGGCGATGCCAAAATCGCCTGTATCGCCGCGGCGTCCATCATGGCCAAGGTCACGCGTGACGAGATGATGGTCGAGTACGACGCCGAGTACCCCGAGTATCATTTGGCCGAGTCGAAGGGCTACGCAAGCCCCGAGCACATCGAGGCGATTCGCAAACACGGACTTTGTCCGCTGCATCGTGTGAGCTTTTGCGGAAACTTTCTGCAGACTGAGCGTCTTTTCTAG
- a CDS encoding YifB family Mg chelatase-like AAA ATPase, which translates to MAFETFAVHAACIRGVEAIHVTVEVSLAGGVPGIQMLGIPSMEVMESRGRIRCAMRSAGFEIPRSGITVNLAPGDIRKTGSGFDLPIAIAVLAADEQIPRDNLDRCLIAGELGLDGTVLPVKGEVAFQLLARDMGLSFIAGRSDQHVPLAGVDCGFIDHLSQLAHGMGDAARHYLDSEGPEATFEPELDYADVLGQEVAKRGMALAAAGELGLLMIGSPGSGKTMLARRMTGILPELSVEDQQEALCIHSVLGENIDGLLAGHRPFRSPHHSISTAGLIGGGRPVHPGEISLAHGGVLFLDELAEFPTGVLQTLRQPIERGYVRIVRVDGAFTFPSRFQLLAASNPCPCGFLGDREVPCRCSAAMVERYRAKLRGPLADRIDMMIDVTRPDPQVIIEGAEGMSSAELRDYVVRGRAFRAWRESRMDDADAEAEDDETRSIDGVVSTFELDDAAEKCVLGLSKRTHLTGRGIVRLVRIARTIADVAESEQVTQDHVLEAAMYQGRRDQ; encoded by the coding sequence ATGGCGTTCGAGACGTTTGCCGTACACGCGGCCTGCATCCGCGGCGTCGAGGCAATTCACGTCACGGTCGAGGTCTCGCTTGCCGGTGGCGTTCCGGGCATCCAGATGCTCGGCATTCCGAGTATGGAGGTGATGGAGTCACGCGGTCGTATTCGCTGCGCGATGCGCTCCGCCGGGTTCGAGATCCCGCGCTCGGGCATTACCGTTAACCTGGCACCCGGCGATATCCGCAAGACCGGTAGCGGCTTTGACCTGCCCATCGCCATCGCGGTTCTAGCGGCCGATGAGCAGATTCCCCGTGACAACCTCGATCGCTGCCTTATCGCAGGTGAGCTTGGTCTGGACGGTACGGTGCTTCCCGTCAAGGGCGAGGTGGCGTTTCAGCTATTGGCTCGCGACATGGGGCTGTCTTTTATCGCCGGCAGGTCCGACCAGCATGTGCCACTCGCGGGCGTGGATTGCGGCTTTATCGATCATTTGTCTCAGCTTGCTCATGGTATGGGCGATGCCGCGCGGCACTACCTGGATTCTGAAGGGCCTGAGGCGACCTTTGAGCCCGAGCTCGACTATGCCGACGTGCTGGGGCAGGAGGTTGCCAAACGCGGCATGGCGCTTGCGGCGGCAGGAGAACTCGGCTTGCTCATGATTGGGTCCCCGGGATCGGGCAAGACGATGCTCGCACGTCGTATGACCGGCATCCTGCCCGAGCTTTCTGTTGAGGATCAACAGGAGGCGCTGTGCATCCATTCGGTTTTGGGTGAGAACATTGATGGCTTGTTGGCGGGGCACCGGCCCTTCCGCAGTCCCCATCACAGTATTTCGACCGCAGGCCTTATCGGCGGTGGGCGCCCGGTGCACCCGGGTGAGATCAGCCTTGCTCATGGCGGTGTGCTCTTTTTGGACGAGCTTGCCGAGTTTCCCACGGGTGTGCTGCAGACGCTGCGTCAGCCCATCGAACGTGGCTATGTGAGGATCGTACGCGTCGACGGGGCCTTTACCTTCCCGTCGCGCTTTCAACTGCTGGCTGCGAGCAATCCCTGCCCCTGCGGCTTTTTGGGCGATCGCGAGGTGCCGTGTCGCTGCTCGGCGGCGATGGTGGAGCGCTATCGGGCAAAGCTGCGCGGTCCTTTGGCCGACCGTATCGACATGATGATCGATGTGACCCGTCCCGACCCCCAGGTGATTATCGAGGGCGCGGAGGGTATGTCGTCGGCCGAGTTACGTGACTACGTTGTGCGCGGTCGCGCCTTTCGCGCCTGGCGCGAGTCCCGTATGGACGATGCGGATGCCGAGGCCGAGGATGACGAGACACGGTCCATTGACGGCGTCGTTTCGACCTTTGAGCTCGATGATGCGGCGGAGAAGTGTGTGCTCGGTCTGTCCAAACGCACACATCTCACAGGGCGCGGCATCGTGCGCCTGGTTCGCATTGCGCGCACGATCGCAGATGTCGCCGAGAGCGAACAAGTGACGCAGGACCACGTGCTCGAGGCGGCGATGTACCAGGGAAGGAGGGACCAATGA
- the ppdK gene encoding pyruvate, phosphate dikinase, which translates to MSDCKRVYRFGTDAQGTCVTEGDKSMNFVLGGKGANLAEMSRIGLPVPGGFTITCQTCVEYSGAGNVWPAGALDEIVAAEADLEARCGKKLGDANDPLLVSVRSGAPFSMPGMMDTVLNLGLNDDSVLGLIAQTQNPRFAWDSYRRFIQMFSNVVMGVDADLFENALTQARLVAGVRVDSELSAEDLQELVETFKGIFSANVEAALYPELEVADGKPVFPHDPELQLRLAIQAVFGSWMNERACIYRKQHGISDELGTAVNVQAMAFGNKGETSATGVAFTRNPADGTKEFYGDFLVNAQGEDVVAGIRNTEPIADLKTTPGLESAGEELERVFLTLEDHYRDMCDIEFTIEQGKLWMLQTRVGKRTATAALRIAIEMVEEGLITREEAVGRIDPAQLDQLLHPQFDSSKKYEALATGLNASPGAAVGEVVFSSDDAVARSAEGHKVILVRWETNPDDLKGMVAAEGILTSHGGKTSHAAVIARGMGTPCVCGVERFHIDAAEKVVRIEGSDRVLHEGDIISIDGTQGIVVDGAVDLVSAELTGDLDTILSWADEIRLDETCGHANHVRVNADNPEDAELALEFGAEAIGLCRTEHMFLGDRKNIIQSFILSDDEAVKQQALADLLKVQTEDFLAMFKTMTGRDVVVRLIDPPLHEFLDDPRELEVAITKKEAAGAPEEELAALRARLRRIDGMVESNPMLGLRGVRLSVVFGDLPLMQVRAVATAAARLIKEGVDPRPEIMVPLVSITAEHVQTREVIERVIAEVSAEEGVELNIPVGTMLELPRACMVADEIAQHADFFCFGTNDLTQTTFGFSRDDAEAKFIPLYLHKKILKENPFETIDTAVLELVRMAVEKGRATNPGMHFGVCGEHGGDPKSIKGLFNVADVDYVSCSPYRVPLARLAAAQAKLEAKRNA; encoded by the coding sequence GTGAGCGATTGCAAGAGGGTTTACCGTTTTGGAACCGACGCCCAGGGCACTTGTGTCACCGAGGGCGACAAGTCTATGAACTTTGTGCTTGGCGGCAAGGGCGCTAACCTTGCCGAGATGAGCCGTATCGGCCTGCCGGTCCCCGGTGGCTTTACCATTACCTGCCAGACCTGCGTTGAGTACTCCGGTGCCGGCAATGTTTGGCCTGCCGGCGCGCTTGACGAGATCGTTGCCGCCGAGGCCGACCTCGAAGCCCGCTGCGGCAAGAAGCTCGGAGATGCCAACGATCCGCTGCTCGTCTCGGTGCGCTCTGGCGCTCCGTTCTCCATGCCCGGCATGATGGACACGGTCCTCAATCTGGGCCTCAACGACGATTCCGTCCTGGGCCTCATCGCCCAGACGCAGAACCCGCGCTTTGCTTGGGACAGCTATCGCCGCTTTATCCAGATGTTCTCCAACGTCGTCATGGGCGTCGACGCCGACCTGTTCGAGAACGCCCTGACCCAGGCCCGCCTGGTTGCCGGCGTCCGCGTCGATTCCGAGCTTTCGGCCGAGGACCTGCAGGAGCTCGTCGAGACCTTCAAGGGCATCTTCTCCGCCAACGTCGAGGCCGCCCTGTACCCCGAGCTCGAGGTCGCCGATGGTAAGCCCGTCTTTCCGCACGATCCGGAGCTCCAGCTTCGCCTTGCCATCCAGGCCGTCTTTGGCAGCTGGATGAACGAGCGCGCCTGCATTTACCGCAAGCAGCACGGCATCTCCGACGAGCTCGGCACCGCCGTCAACGTCCAGGCCATGGCTTTTGGCAACAAGGGCGAGACCTCTGCGACCGGCGTCGCCTTCACCCGCAACCCGGCCGACGGCACCAAGGAGTTCTACGGCGACTTTCTGGTCAACGCCCAGGGCGAGGACGTCGTCGCCGGCATTCGCAACACCGAGCCCATCGCCGATCTCAAGACCACTCCGGGGCTTGAGTCCGCAGGCGAGGAGCTCGAGCGCGTGTTCCTGACGCTCGAGGATCACTATCGCGACATGTGCGACATCGAGTTCACCATCGAGCAGGGCAAGCTCTGGATGCTCCAGACCCGCGTGGGCAAGCGAACCGCCACCGCCGCCCTGCGCATCGCCATCGAGATGGTCGAGGAGGGCCTCATCACCCGCGAGGAGGCCGTGGGCCGCATCGATCCTGCGCAGCTCGATCAGCTCCTGCACCCGCAGTTCGACTCCTCCAAGAAGTACGAGGCGCTCGCGACCGGTCTTAACGCCAGCCCCGGTGCCGCCGTGGGCGAGGTCGTGTTCTCGAGCGACGACGCCGTCGCGCGTTCCGCCGAGGGCCACAAGGTCATCCTGGTCCGTTGGGAGACCAACCCTGACGACCTGAAGGGCATGGTTGCCGCCGAGGGCATCCTGACGAGCCACGGTGGCAAGACGAGCCATGCCGCCGTTATCGCCCGCGGCATGGGTACGCCCTGCGTCTGCGGTGTCGAGCGCTTCCATATCGACGCGGCCGAGAAGGTCGTGCGTATCGAGGGTAGCGATCGCGTACTGCACGAGGGCGACATCATCTCCATCGACGGTACCCAGGGCATCGTTGTCGACGGCGCCGTTGACTTGGTCTCCGCCGAGCTTACTGGTGACCTGGACACTATCCTGTCCTGGGCCGATGAGATTCGTCTGGATGAGACCTGCGGCCACGCCAACCACGTGCGCGTCAACGCCGACAACCCCGAGGACGCCGAGCTCGCGCTCGAGTTTGGCGCCGAGGCCATCGGCCTGTGCCGCACCGAGCATATGTTCCTGGGCGATCGCAAGAACATCATCCAGAGCTTCATCCTGTCCGATGACGAGGCCGTGAAGCAGCAGGCCTTGGCCGATCTGCTCAAGGTCCAGACCGAGGACTTCCTGGCCATGTTTAAGACCATGACCGGCCGCGACGTGGTCGTTCGCCTGATCGATCCGCCGCTTCACGAGTTCCTGGACGATCCCCGCGAGCTCGAGGTCGCCATCACCAAGAAGGAGGCTGCTGGCGCTCCCGAGGAGGAGCTCGCCGCCCTGCGTGCCCGCCTGCGTCGCATCGACGGCATGGTCGAGTCCAACCCCATGCTCGGCCTGCGCGGTGTGCGTCTGTCAGTCGTCTTCGGTGACCTGCCGCTCATGCAGGTCCGTGCCGTGGCAACGGCTGCCGCTCGCCTTATCAAGGAAGGCGTCGACCCGCGCCCCGAGATCATGGTTCCGCTCGTTTCCATCACGGCCGAGCATGTCCAGACCCGCGAGGTCATCGAGCGCGTGATCGCCGAGGTTTCCGCCGAGGAGGGCGTCGAGCTCAACATTCCTGTGGGTACGATGCTCGAGCTGCCGCGCGCCTGCATGGTCGCCGACGAGATCGCCCAGCACGCCGATTTCTTCTGCTTTGGCACCAACGACCTCACGCAGACGACCTTCGGCTTCTCCCGCGACGATGCCGAGGCCAAGTTCATCCCGCTGTACCTGCACAAGAAGATCTTGAAGGAGAACCCCTTCGAGACCATCGACACGGCGGTGCTCGAGCTGGTGCGCATGGCAGTCGAGAAGGGCCGTGCCACCAATCCCGGTATGCACTTTGGCGTATGCGGCGAGCACGGCGGCGACCCCAAGTCCATCAAGGGCCTGTTCAACGTGGCCGACGTGGATTACGTATCCTGTTCGCCCTACCGCGTGCCGCTCGCGCGTCTTGCTGCGGCCCAGGCCAAGCTCGAGGCCAAGCGTAACGCCTAA
- the rplS gene encoding 50S ribosomal protein L19, which translates to MDYIRAIERQQIREDIPQVRVADNVKVHYRIKEGDRERIQVFQGDVIRMAGAGARETFTVRKISFGVGVERTFPLHSPKIAKLEVVRHGRVRRAKLYYLRDKVGKAARIPEKR; encoded by the coding sequence ATGGATTACATCCGCGCAATCGAGCGTCAGCAGATCCGCGAGGACATCCCGCAGGTCCGCGTTGCCGACAACGTCAAGGTTCACTACCGCATTAAGGAAGGCGACCGCGAGCGCATCCAGGTTTTCCAGGGTGACGTCATCCGCATGGCCGGCGCCGGTGCCCGTGAGACCTTCACCGTCCGCAAGATTTCCTTCGGTGTCGGTGTTGAGCGTACCTTCCCGCTTCACAGCCCCAAGATCGCCAAGCTCGAGGTCGTCCGTCATGGTCGCGTCCGTCGCGCCAAGCTGTACTACCTCCGCGACAAGGTGGGCAAGGCTGCTCGCATCCCCGAGAAGCGCTAA